tgtaataagattttttttctgacattTTTAGTGGTGCTGGCTCGGCTCTGAGAATTCTACCAAACGAACTCAGAAATAGGGTACGTAAATATAGTGGGCACCTTTGGCTTACCAAACAACTCAAGCAGCATGAAGAAACTGCTGCGATGGCCGTACCTAAGACAGTAATGGTGCGGGTCTTCGGCGAGGAAGGTCGGTGTCCCGCGGATGTGATCGAAAGTTGCGTGATTCTCTAGCGGTACAAACACAGCATCATGAAGAAACTGATGGCGATGGCCGGACCGAAGACAGTATAATGCGATTCACCGGCATGAAACGCTGGTGCCCAGCGGATATGGCCGATGGTCGCGTGATACCCGATACCATAGCGGTATACTCGTAAACCGAACGTCATTCAGAGTGCTACTCATAGTACTcattagggattgcaatccggtccggcggatcctgtaatccggccggatccggtgcttttttcatgctaccggatccggtgaaattcgccgggtccggtaccggatccggtaatgtaatttaatatgttagaatagtgcaaaaaaataacatttacgctaacatttgaacgcagaaataatttattatgtacgttttttgcattactagaccgtttggaagtaaaataatgtgctcGAGTGACGCGTCAAACTTTCCGTCTTTGAATCTGTGCAATTCTTTACTTGGATGCAAAATGTGGAatagtggagagtgacaaagggccaTACGACAAAATTTTTAGTTAACATGTCACTGAGGTCGATCCatcgcgttttctggccaaacactatccgaaatcaagaactattgagtatatgccagcaaacacaCATTAAGTGAGGAAACCGCGACACAAAAAGTACATTGGTAGCACACAATTCTAAGAGTTCCCTCTAACAAAATAACGCACCCATTTCTTTCGGCTGGAAATCGCCTGCCGCTGGAAGGAGCCTTGGCTCCGGGCGCCCTGTAAACTCATGGAAGCTGTCCGTTGaggatgaactacgagcgaccgggtcgagctggagcgaggccacgagggtagctGAATATAGGAAGGCATGGCGCGAGCTTGAGAAGGCCCCTTGCATCTCTGTGGTGACGTAGGACTACAAGAACAACAACGTTTTCAGCATGATATAAGAACTATGAAGGCATATTGCTACAAGaatcataaaaaaacatttcaaagcttaaatatgaacatttttaaaaggtatccagtaagattgtggtttcagcaatagcaaataatactaaggtcaattactcttgatgactttaatttacctactgtagttttttttacTTCTTCTTTGCGTGTGAAATAGTTATAATGCATGTAGGTAATGGTATTACtgtaaaacaatacagtaaaaataattttgttatcctatgaaagtttaaaaagaacgaaagaattttatttgcgactgattatttaagtaaaatttactcgttacctggtaaaaatgttgatttctaagctttcaacttttggtttattaatcgtgaagcaaaataccatcatatttctcatattatgctgaaaacatacaaaaaaaaagttactgttTGGGTAGTGGGTACATTTaatcctcaaggccaatccggccggatccggccggatccgccggattgggaccaaaatccggccggatccggccggattggatatcagaccggattgcaatccctagtacTCATAAAGGACTTACCAAAAAACTCTAGCATCATGAAAAAACTGGCGATGGCCAGACCGAACACAGTACAGTGCGGGTCACCGGCATGAAACGCGGGCGCCCAGCGTATGTGACCGATAGTCGCGTGATGCACTAGCGGTACAAAACCCAGCATCACTCGACACGTTACCTAATTGCAGTGCTAAGGGACTTACCGAACAACCCAGCCCAGGCGCCCAGTGGATGTAGCTGATAGTCGCCTGGTGCCCGATGCCGTAGCGCTACAAACTCAGCAACACAAGGCACGGTGCCTAACTGCTCGTAAGGGACTTACCAAACAACTCTAGCATCATGAAGAAACTGGCGATGGCCGGACCGAAGACAGTATAGTGCGGGTCACCGGCATGAAACGCGGGTGCCCAGCGGATGTGGCCGATGGTCGCGTGGTGGCCGGTGCCGTAGAAGTGGTAGGAGCCGAGCAACACCCAAAGGCACGCCACGCTTGAGTTGCAGCGCGTCGCCATGGCTGGAATATTACGTTTTCATTAGACAATTATTGGTATAAAATGTAGTCTTTCTCGTAACTTACCTTTTGACTCAAATGATGATGACGTAAGTATAACAGTCAAGTACTTctagcaaaatgttatttaccTAATCAATGGCACTGCAGTTTTTGCTGCTACGCCCAGCACAATACTAATGTGTTAGCCACATAAATAGAGCAACAAACACATGTCAGTTTAAACTTACATGACTTAGCAGGACCATCCGTCTTCAGCAGCGCCACAATATTCAAAGCCAAATAACCAGGTAGTAGTGCTATCGCTACGGCCGGGGCATACGCAGCACCCAGCACGAGTGTGTTTGCCACATAAAGTAGTAGTGACCACCCAAGTAGATATAAACTGCGCCGCGACATTCAATAGCATCTACACAAACAGTTGAGTACAAAAGACACTTACATGACTTAGCAGACCCATCTGTTTTCAATAGCGCCACAATATTCAAAGCCAGGTAACCGGACAATAACGCAATTGCTGCAGCCGGCGCATATGCAGCACCCAACACAAGTGTGTTAGCCACATAAAGTAGTAGTGAGCACACGAGTAAAGGTAGAACTGCGCCGCGGCCGTCTCTTCGTATGAGTAGTGCTAGGCCGACAGCCAGGGCTAACCATGCCGCGCGTGCTAGTAGGCGCGAACGGCCCGCTGATCCTAGGACCaaacgaaaaacattttttcgttaaaaaaaaattaaacaaggtATGTCAGTTTTAATCTGGTTTTAATTGAGAAACAACTATTTAAAATTTGAAACTTGGATAAATTTAAATGTCAGGTTTTGGGATTTcagaaattattaaaaaatttaCAAGTCACCATGAATGATATCTACAATTCTTCACGACGATACAGTAGTCGCTTAAAAAAGTCAAAAGTCCTCACCTCGACATTGGCAGAATCCACCTTGCTTAAATTAGGGAGAAGTAAAAGCCATGACGGAGAAGAAGAAAAAATACAGTAGTCGCAACTCGTGACATAATTTTGATTTTGGCTTGTAAATATCAAAAACATATTTGGAACACACGTTTCTATAGTTTCCTGGATGATGATCAGCATAACCAAAAACTAATATTTGTAAAggaagggtccccccacatagcgttcgcgagcgtcgcgtcgggccaactgtatggaaaaagacgccgcgtcgacgcgacgtcgacgcggcgtcaggctttgcccatacagttggcccgacgcgacgctcgcgagacgctagatgtggggggaccctaacctAAAGCACCCCATCCGACGGCCCAGTGCGCGCACGCCAGCAGTCCCGCCGCGGCCGCCGCAAAACCTCGCCAGCCAGTCGCTCGCCGTCCCACTGCCACAAAACCGGCCACCGACCCTATCAAatgaacaaaaaaattaaaacaaaaacatcaGTAGGTAGATAAATGGTAAGATGGTTGATTGAGTATATTTACCTAGTGCCAGCACCAGAGCCGCTCTTGAAGCTTGCTCCCGATTTGCCGCGGCGCCCGACGTCCAACAATCCCCCTGCTCCTCCCGACATCCCCTATAAGGCCGCGAAAATGCCATCACCACTCCAAAACACGCCCACAGCCCAGCCGCTTTCAACGTCCCCACATTCCACGCCATCAGGCCAAGCACTGATAGAGATAGAAAAGCTAAACCGGCTCCCTCTTCTATTATGTAACTGTTTGATACTAAAACTGCCGCCGAAGCGATTAGGGCGCCTCTAGCGAATCGCTCGTAAAACGCCGATCGTCCCTCATACCATCTTGTGGATATGCCGTCCCAATGCATTACGACCAAAGCGCCAGTCCACACTCCTGACATTACACCGGTAGTTAAAATGATTAAGTGTAGGACGTTTTCCATGAGTTGGAAATAATAAGCTGTGTAGCACATCGCTATGCAGACAGCCATGGATATATATCCAGTTGAAACGAATGAGCTCGCGAATATGAGTGGGACGCGGTCTATTGGCAGCCCTTCGGTGACGAGCCAGTTGAAGAATATAGCCAGGATGAACAGTAGTAAGGCTCGTAGCATTGCCAGGGAGTCGAATTCAACCCATACTTCGCGGAAAATGCTACGTGTGGTGTACACCAGTGCTCTGAAACAAAGTGCATTGAACGTCATTAGCTCGGTCCACACAGGGCGAGGCACGTCGCGAGGCCATGTGCTCGCGCGGAAAATTTTCGGCCAAGGCAGGTTGTTCGGAAAAGCAaaaccaggggcccgtttctcgaaaggtacaagccttgtattacaagtgtgtttccatgacaacccatacgatttgacagttcgcgcacttgtaatacaaggcttgtacctttcgagaaatgggcccctgcgcgctgcctcggccgaggcatgtCTACACCAACgtatctaaataaaataatataaatataaaaaacttaCTTCACATCAGTGATAAAAACATGAAGTTCATCAACAGTTTCTACGGCAGAAGCCTTGCTCATCTGCTCCCTAGTGGAGTTTATCAGCATGGCCAGTTTATCCAGAGGCACTTGAGTCGACTCCTCGCCATATCTTACTAAGTATTGCGATATCTGTAACATACAACATAAtggaatattttataataaaattgtatctgATTCAGAAATATAGAGGGATATGTTGCTTCTGTTGTTAGAATTAGATTGTCTTAAAAAAGTCACCAAAGAAGAGAAAAGGGTATATGTTTTAGGGCAACGCATATGTGTACGTGTAGGGCGGGCCGTTatcttgtttgccaccgacgtaaaaAACATTACTAAATCCTTTAAACAagatgatgagaagataaacataattttgacatgtagcaaatttatagtgtaatttttatcatgaaataaagaaatctaaatctaaatcaatATCGGTAATTGACACATAGTAACAagatgatgagaagataaacataattttgacatgtagcaaatttatagtgtaatttttatcatgaaataaagaaatctaaatctaaatcaatATCGGTAATTGACACATAGTTATTAGACAGATCAAGCAGGAATATTTACCTGTTTCAAGACATTAGTCATCTGCAACAGCATAACCGGCACACTAGTTTTAGGCAACACGGACAGCTGAAGGTTCCCCAGCGAAGGCGCCGGCGGCGGCAAGCCGAGCGCCGCGCTGACTGTAGGCGTGAAATCCGTCTGTTGCACTTCAGTACCCGGAGGAGTTGTGTCCACATCTGAGAGCCCTGCACCACGGTATGCGAAGAACGCTGCTGTACGCTCGGCTTTGCTTTCTCCACCATGGTCACCTGTATAAAGAATTGGTGTTGTTTTATAAAGCTGTAATTTTGACGTATCAAGACATCTGACAAATTCAACCATACCCTAAATAGATTCCCTTTCAAAACAAACGACATAAGACTGCATCAAAATGGTCCAAAAACCAATCTAATAAAAAGAGTTGAGAGTTATCTcattaaataggtatttttatcTATATATTTCATCAGgattacgccaaatcttgggattagttgtcaaagcggaccccaggctcccatgagccgtggcaaatgccgggatagcgcaaggGGATGATGATGATCTATAAAGTTATTTCATCACACCATCGCCAGGTAAAAATTTATCAGCTAGGTCTACAAAGGGCGAGCAGCGCCGTAAGGCAATTTCCTCGCGCACACTGGCAACGTATACTATTGGCCGAGGCAGCGTGCGTTTTTGTCTCGGCCGAGGCTGGTTGATCGTTAGCCGCGCTAGGATAATGCCCTGCTGCGCTGCTCGCCTTGTGTGAACTGAATTATTCAAGTTCTTCCTTTAATTGGCCAAACACCATGCAACTTGCTCTGCATGGACTCTATGGCCTATTTAGGTAATAAGGGAGACAAAATTAAAACACCAATAACTCAGTTCTGTAACAGAATTCCGTTAGGTGCCTATAAAATGACTTGAAGTACATAGAAATACCTATCTAATGACCTAACTCCCATCTTTGCCAGTGTTAGACTATGCTACATTCCCAAAGTTCACTTGaggataataaaaaaatcatgtatttttttttttaaagtaaatcaAATTGTTAGTGAACAATAAAAATCTTGCTTCACAATCACATACACATTTCCTTGGATGGTTATAAAAATCAACAATGTTATCAGTAGCATAGCAATTGACTCAATACAAACCATCATTCCATGTATGCCAGTCTAAAACAATGTAAAAAAGTGTTTACTTAAATTATTTaccaaaaaaatgtataaatcaGATTTAAATAAGAAATGTAACTAAGCAAATAAAGCTAACGCAACTTGTAATTAGAACtagattataaaatattatctaatcaaataaaagataaaaaataatacctGTCTCAGTCATTCCATGGTCGCCAATAACATAAAGTAACACATCTGGTGGGAGCATTTCTATAATTTTTTCCAGCCTAGCATTGGTTTCCTCGAGTTTTCTAGTCATCTCCAGGTGGTTTGGTCCATATCTGTGACCTGCATGATCTACTCCTAAGTAGTGGGCTAAGAGTAGGTCCCAGTCAGATTTTAGTGCTTCATCATATATCTTGGAATCAATTTCTGTAAAGGAATATTGTAGTTCATATTTAAGATATTACAgagataataggctagtttcctactataTTCCCATAACGAATTGAAcagaataaacgtaaacaaactgctgtcactgtcaaagtaacatgtgcagctcaagtcaggggttctcaaagaagggccaacataaaaacaaataaccTTTAACCAGTTATTAATGATTACTCTATTACACACTTAAAATCATGAATCAATGGAACACGGtgactgttatattatgttatgcaagtcaaaataaaaatcggtccaaaattGACGAAGTTctgtcatatcagatacttacaaaaccaataattaaatttataaccaccttATTATGCACCATCACACCTTTATTACCCATTAAAATTCACTACCAGCTAGTCTCGAAAGTTgttgaaaaataatgtttagcggcctgctacttggtcgcccaggtacattttcagtgataccagtgcaataaacaaactacctgacaaaaacggcttttttatttcaataaatatagaattttgtgttgaaatttattttgtgtaatggaatatgtaaagatttttcataaacttttaaaatatcggcaatcctcgaatggtgcaatttttttatagcaccgGCCACACCTTTGTTTACAACAATTCCGGCTAATTTAAAATAGGAATAagtttttaagaactgtcaaaacattTTGCTAATATagcattactatgaaatactgaggagtgacgtcacggccaAATCAtatactttatatctttctctctgacttattaaatagaaattatgtttaaacataactactatccatatttttcttctaattatgtggtgtttcatttcgtgcactgcataaaatattttattttaagtataggaaactagcctattattacAAAAATACTTTAGTGTAAAATTGTGATATCTAGCTAAAAACTTAAACCTTTCATTTCTTCATTGGGTTGATATTTGTAAAGATAGTAAATAAGAACCTAAATCAACTGTATCCAAGTCCCAGGTGTGGAATGAATACATAGCGTGGGATCTCATCCATTTGCCTGGAATGATTCGGGACCAGGTGTCATCTCCCAGCAGCACAGCTTTGCCTCCTGCTCTATATAACTGCAACATAAAAGAAAAGTGTTTTGGATTTTTCCGAGTCCTTTGATAAATGAAACTCAAGTTCAAAAGAgaattatataaaaattacCTGTTCTATTGTGTTATCTTCCTGCATCTCTACAGCAGCAAAATTAGAGCTGACATCTATGAATGTGGGCAGCGAGCCCGTCACCAGCGCCTTGATGCGCTGCAGCGTGGTGGTGGGCGGGTCGGCCATGAAGCGGAACAGCCGCGCGCGATCCGGCCACCGCTCCAGCGTGCGCCGGATCACCGGCAGCCGGTTCTGGTATGGCAGCGGCCTCGCCAAACCCTCGTCATACTCCGTAAAATCGTACCGCAGCGCGTCCACCAACACAAACATAACCCTGTTCCGTTCACCCGCGCACATTATCGGCGCACCAGGATTAGACAAAATACGACGAATCTTCTCATTTTCACTACACGAAACTTGACTAGAGTTCGCCTCTCGTCCGTCACACCCGAATCGGTTTAAAGGCACGCATTCAGTCACATCGCTCAAAGTTTTGCGGGATAAAAGAAAACCCTGCCCGAACATGAGCACAGCGGACATAATCAAATAAGAAAACCATAaaaggtataaaatataattcCATTTTTCTTTCATGGTTAGTACTTCGGCTATAGTTTTAAGTTACCATTGATTGTTTTAATTAAGGATAATGAGGAGAGGCGGCGGAAAACAATGTCGCTGACCAAAATtagctaaaaattaaaattggatTGAATTGTCAATGTCAAGCTCCGTCTGACACTGACataacttctttttttttaagtgacatGTCACTTGTAAGTTAAACACAATGCAAAAGTAACCGCGATATAAAAGTTGACTGAAACAGAAAACTTTTTCGTAGTAGCAGCACTGAAaagaatgaatgaaatgaatggtCTAAAAAAGAGCATGAAATGTCAATGTCTGATTGGTTGATCATGTGTGTGTCAAGTGTCAAATGGAATATTATGATATGAATGTTTCggattgtattttatttcctttcttttctttattataatataatttaccaTGGACAGTAATTTGTGCGCTTATATGTAAAGTTTCTGGTGTGTCTATTCATACTTTTCTATGTTATTTTGTGTCATATATAAAGTTTGATAGAACAACAAAACAAGTCTTTAGAGGGTAGTACTCCAAACTTTATCTACTATTATAAGAGTACATTGTGGAGGCCCTGAAACACTGAAAGCGGAAGTAGTGGATAGCATGCTGTACTTGCACCAAGTACAAACATGTCACTACCATCTAAAGTTAACAAGGAAAACTTTCGCCTACTGGACCTTTCAAGTGACGAGGAGTCCGAAGACCTGCAGCTAGAAATAATTCCTAgcagaaaaaagaaaataacaagGTAAATAGTTACCCTTTGCTAGTAAAATCTACAATATAATTATCTGTATAGGTATATTggttattatttgtttgtttttgtgtgcagGTTCGCGTCGTTCGGACAGCGATAGCAACAAATAATATAAGCATCTGTTTCACAGTCTCTGACCCCGCACACTTCGAAACATTCAGACTTATAAAGCGATTTACAAAATAACAACTCTTCTGTTTTCCTATCTTTACATGCAAGGATCATGCTTCCACCCCTTTTTTTGTTGGTTCGTACATTATGAGTAGCTAAATTGTAGAGTGACATGTTAAAAAGTGGTGCCGTAGTCTTATTTAAGAAATGTTCcatgttcagtaatacatagATAATGGACTTTATTTTTTCTATTACTTAAGTATATTTCCAACTcatcttttttgttgctaattCCACACATATTTTGATGGAAAATGTTTAGGTTGGTGGAGCTTGAGTTAGTATTAGTTACATTTTTACTAGGATCTGCCGCGTCTTGTTCATTGGTCACGAAAAAACTCTCCATCTAGTTGATTTACGTGTGTCGAATCAGAAATATACCCGTCTGTAATAGAGTTAATAGCGACAGAATTTAGCAATGTCATTAAactattatatatacatatatatcctTTTTTGTTCAGATTACCAAGTTTAGAGAACACATCGTTACTTTGCGAGAGTTTTAATGTTAAGTCTAATATGTTACAGGATTTATTTTGAGTATTGTTTTTGTGTAATAAGTTATTGAAAATCTCTACACGCTTATTATGTATGTTAGCATAGCAACTTATTTTAGATGTCGCCGTACATATCACTATGTTAGTATGTTGCACGAGTGTAAGCTGAGCCTGTATAAATTTGATCAAAGTGTTGTAATCGATACTTGTCCTAAAGTCTTTATCACTGATGTATATGATACAAAAGTCATTATGCGTGAA
This window of the Leguminivora glycinivorella isolate SPB_JAAS2020 chromosome 16, LegGlyc_1.1, whole genome shotgun sequence genome carries:
- the LOC125234844 gene encoding GPI ethanolamine phosphate transferase 3 isoform X1; its protein translation is MKEKWNYILYLLWFSYLIMSAVLMFGQGFLLSRKTLSDVTECVPLNRFGCDGREANSSQVSCSENEKIRRILSNPGAPIMCAGERNRVMFVLVDALRYDFTEYDEGLARPLPYQNRLPVIRRTLERWPDRARLFRFMADPPTTTLQRIKALVTGSLPTFIDVSSNFAAVEMQEDNTIEQLYRAGGKAVLLGDDTWSRIIPGKWMRSHAMYSFHTWDLDTVDLEIDSKIYDEALKSDWDLLLAHYLGVDHAGHRYGPNHLEMTRKLEETNARLEKIIEMLPPDVLLYVIGDHGMTETDWHTWNDGDHGGESKAERTAAFFAYRGAGLSDVDTTPPGTEVQQTDFTPTVSAALGLPPPAPSLGNLQLSVLPKTSVPVMLLQMTNVLKQISQYLVRYGEESTQVPLDKLAMLINSTREQMSKASAVETVDELHVFITDVKALVYTTRSIFREVWVEFDSLAMLRALLLFILAIFFNWLVTEGLPIDRVPLIFASSFVSTGYISMAVCIAMCYTAYYFQLMENVLHLIILTTGVMSGVWTGALVVMHWDGISTRWYEGRSAFYERFARGALIASAAVLVSNSYIIEEGAGLAFLSLSVLGLMAWNVGTLKAAGLWACFGVVMAFSRPYRGCREEQGDCWTSGAAANREQASRAALVLALGSVAGFVAVGRRATGWRGFAAAAAGLLACAHWAVGWGALGSAGRSRLLARAAWLALAVGLALLIRRDGRGAVLPLLVCSLLLYVANTLVLGAAYAPAAAIALLSGYLALNIVALLKTDGSAKSSMATRCNSSVACLWVLLGSYHFYGTGHHATIGHIRWAPAFHAGDPHYTVFGPAIASFFMMLELFGMPLLFGAAAPLLALWRGAGAAGARAQLTAVFLVCLKFALCFAIRSFVCALSATIHCRHLMIWGVFTPKLLFEAAACGAALLGVTLGAAIAAWHTPVQQRSS
- the LOC125234844 gene encoding GPI ethanolamine phosphate transferase 3 isoform X2, whose product is MKEKWNYILYLLWFSYLIMSAVLMFGQGFLLSRKTLSDVTECVPLNRFGCDGREANSSQVSCSENEKIRRILSNPGAPIMCAGERNRVMFVLVDALRYDFTEYDEGLARPLPYQNRLPVIRRTLERWPDRARLFRFMADPPTTTLQRIKALVTGSLPTFIDVSSNFAAVEMQEDNTIEQLYRAGGKAVLLGDDTWSRIIPGKWMRSHAMYSFHTWDLDTVDLEIDSKIYDEALKSDWDLLLAHYLGVDHAGHRYGPNHLEMTRKLEETNARLEKIIEMLPPDVLLYVIGDHGMTETGDHGGESKAERTAAFFAYRGAGLSDVDTTPPGTEVQQTDFTPTVSAALGLPPPAPSLGNLQLSVLPKTSVPVMLLQMTNVLKQISQYLVRYGEESTQVPLDKLAMLINSTREQMSKASAVETVDELHVFITDVKALVYTTRSIFREVWVEFDSLAMLRALLLFILAIFFNWLVTEGLPIDRVPLIFASSFVSTGYISMAVCIAMCYTAYYFQLMENVLHLIILTTGVMSGVWTGALVVMHWDGISTRWYEGRSAFYERFARGALIASAAVLVSNSYIIEEGAGLAFLSLSVLGLMAWNVGTLKAAGLWACFGVVMAFSRPYRGCREEQGDCWTSGAAANREQASRAALVLALGSVAGFVAVGRRATGWRGFAAAAAGLLACAHWAVGWGALGSAGRSRLLARAAWLALAVGLALLIRRDGRGAVLPLLVCSLLLYVANTLVLGAAYAPAAAIALLSGYLALNIVALLKTDGSAKSSMATRCNSSVACLWVLLGSYHFYGTGHHATIGHIRWAPAFHAGDPHYTVFGPAIASFFMMLELFGMPLLFGAAAPLLALWRGAGAAGARAQLTAVFLVCLKFALCFAIRSFVCALSATIHCRHLMIWGVFTPKLLFEAAACGAALLGVTLGAAIAAWHTPVQQRSS